One Candidatus Nitrososphaera evergladensis SR1 genomic window, GTCGCCTGACACGTTTTCCTTCCACCACTTGGCCACGTCCTCGAGGTATCCCGAGTAGGACTGCATCCAGTTGATGGACGGGTAGTGACGCGAGTATGCAAGCCTCGTGTCAAGCGCCCAGAAGGTCTTGATGAACCTGATTGTGTGCGTCGTCACCGGCTCGGTAAAGTCTGCGCCTGAAGGCGACACTGCGCCTACGAGCGTCACAGAGCCTGCGCGGTCTGGCGAGCCAAGGGCGCGTACGCGGCCGGCTCTTTCATAGAACTCGGCAAGCCTTGACGCAAGGTACGACGGGTAGCCTTCTTCAGCAGGCATCTCTTCGAGGCGGCCCGACATTTCACGGAGCGCCTCCGCCCACCTGCTTGTAGAATCTGCGACGAGCACGACGTCATAGCCCATGTCGCGGTAGTATTCTGCCATGGTGACTCCAGTGTAGATGGACGCTTCCCTTGCCGCCACGGGCATGTTGCTGGTGTTGGCGACGAGCACGGTCCTTTCCATGAGCGGCCTGCCGGACCTCGGGTCGATGAGGTGCGGGAACTCGACAAGCACTTCGGTCATCTCGTTTCCGCGCTCGCCGCAGCCGATGTAGACAACGACCTTCGAGTCGGCCCACTTGGCAATCTGGTGCATGGTCACGGTCTTGCCCGTTCCAAAGCCTCCGGGGATTGCGCCCGTTCCGCCCTTTGCAATCGGAAAGTAAGTGTCAATGACGCGCTGGCCTGTCACCAGCGGGACCGTCGGGTCGTAGCGCTCTGCATAAGGCCGTGGCTTGCGCACCGGCCACTTGTGGTACATTTTCAGCTGCGCCTTGTTGCCGTCCTTTTCCGTCGTAGCTATGATGTGCTCGATGTCATAGTCGCCTTCCGGCACAATGTCAACCAGTTTTGCGCCCTTGGCGTGGTCCGGCGGGACAAGGATCTTGTTTACTAGAAGCGGCGTTTCTTCGACGGTGCCAAGGATAAATCCCGGCCCTACTTCGTCGCCCTTTTTCATCACCGGCTTGAAATGATATTTCTTTTTCATGTCAACCGGCGTGGTCTGGATTCCCCTGCCGATGAATGCGCCCGATTTGGCCGCAATCTCGTCAAGGGGCCTCTGGATACCGTCGTAGATCTTGCCGATCACGCCCGGCCCTAGGAGCACGGACAACGGCTGGCCTGTTCCGACCACCGGCTCGCCCGGCTTTAACCCGGACGTTGACTCGTACACTTGGATGAATGCGACGTCCCCTGTCAGCCTGATGACTTCGCCTATCAGCTTCGAGTCGCCGACCTCGACTGTCTCGTACATCTTTGCAGCGGACATGCCGTCTGCCTTGACTGCAGGACCGCTAACCCATACAATGCGTCCTTTGGCTACCATACTATTATTCCTCTCCTGCCTCTCCTCTCAGCATTCGTGCAATATTTTTCCTTATTAAAGGTTTGAGTCGCTCGATCCTCGAGTCAAGCGTGTTGTCAAACGACATGGTGCCGTCTGCGGATTTCACGCGGACGCCTCCGATTGCGTTTATCGGCTGGTCGGAGACCCTTGCCTTCAGCTTCGGGTTCTTTTTTGACAGGTCTGCGACTATTTTTTTCACCTGTTCAGTGTCGTTTTTGTTGCACTCGACAATCACGTCGTCAGAGCCGACCGAGGGGATGGCCTCTTCGACCACCTTGGCCAGGAGCGCCCTGTAGCTCTCGTCCTTGCTGGACGACGCAAGCCACGCCTTGGCGCGCTCAAACGCCTCGTTGACGTCGGTTTCTATCATGACGAGCTCCTTGTTGCGCGCCGACAGCCTGCTGGAGCCTACGATCTGGCGCTTTAGGTTCTCGGCCTGCTTTTTTGCAGACTCGATTATCCTTGCGCGCTCGGCGTCAAGCTTGCCCCTTGACGCCTCGAGGTTCTTCAGGGATTCTTGAAAAGCCGAATCAATTTGCGAGATCAACTCTGTTTCCTTTTGAGATAAAACTTTGTTTATGGTTCGCTCTAGAGCAGAATTCGAACTCATACTGTGGACTCTGCCCGTTCCTCGTGATTTTAACCTTTTGATGCGGACAAGCGGTCCTCAAGGTTCCGGGCAAAAGCCCTTATGCGCCCAAGGTGGCCCCCGTCCCAGTACACCTTTTGGCAGTCCGTGCACTGCCAGAACCCGTCGTGCCGGGCAAGGACCGTGGCCGGCACCAGCGCGCCCACCTCTTCCGGCCTTTTCTGTACGAGGGCGCCGTTGCAGGAGGTGCACCTTGACCCTATTCTGGAAAAAAGGTTCGCAGAAATGCCGAGTTTCTCAAAAATGTGCGCCATGTCGTCAAGGTCGCTTGTTCCGTCCACGAGCACGCCCGGCGCACCCTGCTTCATCATGCGCTTGAACAGCTCCTTGTCGGCCGTGAGGATCACCCTGCCCTGCTCGGCGGCAAGGCGCAGGATTTCGTTGTCGCTTGTGTCCGGCACGTACAGCGTGTCAAAGCCGAAAATGCGCAGCTTGCGGGCGACGCTTCCAAGCATGGCGTCCGCAAGGAACTTTATGTCATCTTCTTCTTTTTCGCTCATGCAGGCTCGGGGGTGGTCGTGGCCTCGCCGCGGCATACTTCGCAGATAAAGGTCCCCTCCTCGTCGTACTGCAAAAGGTCGGACCACTCGCCGCACTCGTCGCAATAGCCAGACACCTTGCCTGCCGGCCTTCCAAGCTCGCCACGGATGATCCCGGCTTTTTCCGACACCACGTCCACAAGGTCGGGGGTCACCGCAATAACGTCAGAAGCAGAAATGATGCCCACCAGGCGATCCTTGTAGACTACGCCCAGGCGCTTTATCCCGTGCTTGCGCAAGAGGCGCGCGGCCTCCGTAATGCTCTCTTCGCTTTCAATGGAGTGCAGGTCCTGCATCACGTCGCTTGCCGTAACGGAGCTTGGCTTGGCGTCCTTTGCAACGGCCTGCGTCACGATGTCATAATCTGTGACCAGCCCCACCGGCTTGTCCTTGTCCATTATGATGATGCTGCCTATCTTTTCTGACTTCATCTTTTTTGCAACGTCGCGGACGGTGTCTTTTGGAGATGCGCTAATAACAGGACTGTTCATAATGTCGCGTACAACCACGCGAGTAGTCATGTTTGGGTCGGCGTGCTGCCTGACTGGCTTTTTTACCACGTGCAATGTTGTGCACCGGCATTTTAATTACTTTTGCTGCTAGTACTACCTTTGGAGGCAAACGAGATTTTCGACTGGCCTGTTGGAAGGGAGCGCACAAAGTCGTCCAGGCTGATGCGCTTTATCGTCTCTGCAAGTTCTTCGTTGTCGCCGGCGGCAGCGGACACGAGCGTGGCCTTGGCCTTTTTGGCCGCGTTCATAGGGTCAAGCCCGCCCTGCAAAAGGACTGCGTACACCAGTGACCTCTTTTTTACCGCCTCTTCCGGCCCACACACCAGCGCCTCCCTTTCGTTTATCAGCTCGATGCCGATTGCAAGGCGGACTTCGACGCCCTTGACGTAGCTGCGCTTGCCCTCTATCACGAACGAGCCCTTGGGCAGGAACTGGCCCGTGGGCGCGCCCTTTTTTATCTGGTCCGGAAAAACCCAGTACGCGTCGGCGCTTGACAGGCCGTCCTTCCA contains:
- a CDS encoding V-type ATP synthase subunit A, which translates into the protein MVAKGRIVWVSGPAVKADGMSAAKMYETVEVGDSKLIGEVIRLTGDVAFIQVYESTSGLKPGEPVVGTGQPLSVLLGPGVIGKIYDGIQRPLDEIAAKSGAFIGRGIQTTPVDMKKKYHFKPVMKKGDEVGPGFILGTVEETPLLVNKILVPPDHAKGAKLVDIVPEGDYDIEHIIATTEKDGNKAQLKMYHKWPVRKPRPYAERYDPTVPLVTGQRVIDTYFPIAKGGTGAIPGGFGTGKTVTMHQIAKWADSKVVVYIGCGERGNEMTEVLVEFPHLIDPRSGRPLMERTVLVANTSNMPVAAREASIYTGVTMAEYYRDMGYDVVLVADSTSRWAEALREMSGRLEEMPAEEGYPSYLASRLAEFYERAGRVRALGSPDRAGSVTLVGAVSPSGADFTEPVTTHTIRFIKTFWALDTRLAYSRHYPSINWMQSYSGYLEDVAKWWKENVSGDWYELRGESYHILQREDTLKEIVRLLGPEALPDEEKLVLEVARMIKIGILQQNSFDKVDTYCSPEKQVKLVKLMVKFFKEAQKALKAEVPLADIRAMPIIPQLLKAKFDIPEDQLAKLADLDKALDEGFRKLGAGGAKTEEVKVVA
- a CDS encoding V-type ATP synthase subunit E, with amino-acid sequence MSSNSALERTINKVLSQKETELISQIDSAFQESLKNLEASRGKLDAERARIIESAKKQAENLKRQIVGSSRLSARNKELVMIETDVNEAFERAKAWLASSSKDESYRALLAKVVEEAIPSVGSDDVIVECNKNDTEQVKKIVADLSKKNPKLKARVSDQPINAIGGVRVKSADGTMSFDNTLDSRIERLKPLIRKNIARMLRGEAGEE
- a CDS encoding DUF5615 family PIN-like protein, with the translated sequence MSEKEEDDIKFLADAMLGSVARKLRIFGFDTLYVPDTSDNEILRLAAEQGRVILTADKELFKRMMKQGAPGVLVDGTSDLDDMAHIFEKLGISANLFSRIGSRCTSCNGALVQKRPEEVGALVPATVLARHDGFWQCTDCQKVYWDGGHLGRIRAFARNLEDRLSASKG
- a CDS encoding cyclic nucleotide-binding/CBS domain-containing protein, whose product is MVKKPVRQHADPNMTTRVVVRDIMNSPVISASPKDTVRDVAKKMKSEKIGSIIIMDKDKPVGLVTDYDIVTQAVAKDAKPSSVTASDVMQDLHSIESEESITEAARLLRKHGIKRLGVVYKDRLVGIISASDVIAVTPDLVDVVSEKAGIIRGELGRPAGKVSGYCDECGEWSDLLQYDEEGTFICEVCRGEATTTPEPA